In Pseudomonas lalkuanensis, the following are encoded in one genomic region:
- a CDS encoding sensor domain-containing diguanylate cyclase has product MSEDQKNERSIWHVYQGKLGAPLTLAVLVFVGCLLGILSRPENHLASLWLANATMAGFMLRVPASVSPLGWLLSTLAFLAADLLTGSGLFKAGILTVANLMGVAATYTVYKRLSKGAIGIRQPMSVLQLAIACACGAAASGLVGAVANPLLFDGGVLIGFIFWSVTEFANYIGILPVILSMPEPAARARRIVINSAAPIRWRGMLPVFGLFVSCMGAIVIGGPGAIAFPVPALLWCAVTYSVFVTALLTLMASAWMLISFSHSLPYDESLLISLRLGVFLIVPGPIMLSSVMQSNNKLLVTLKQMAARDGLTGVSNRLDFLDRAQEQLNAASSSVGVMMIDLDHFKEINDTHGHSAGDAVLIAVAGRIQRCLRSSDLLGRLGGEEFAILIPDRSAEELIAVAERIRHTVADSTVGLPNHRSIPVTMSIGLVVVENGNGLSIERLLIEADSALYRAKSAGRNRVVLSGAPEPVN; this is encoded by the coding sequence ATGAGTGAAGACCAGAAGAACGAACGCAGTATCTGGCACGTTTACCAAGGAAAGCTGGGCGCCCCCCTGACACTCGCGGTGCTCGTATTCGTCGGATGCCTGTTGGGCATCCTCAGCCGTCCGGAAAACCATCTCGCCTCGCTCTGGCTGGCCAACGCCACCATGGCCGGCTTCATGCTCAGGGTGCCCGCCTCGGTGAGCCCGCTTGGCTGGCTCCTTTCGACGCTGGCCTTTCTCGCCGCGGACCTGCTGACCGGTTCCGGGTTGTTCAAGGCGGGCATCCTCACCGTCGCGAACCTCATGGGCGTGGCGGCGACCTATACGGTCTACAAGCGCCTGTCCAAGGGGGCGATCGGTATCCGTCAGCCGATGTCGGTACTTCAGCTCGCCATCGCCTGCGCCTGTGGCGCTGCGGCATCAGGCCTGGTGGGGGCGGTCGCCAATCCGTTGCTGTTCGACGGCGGTGTGCTGATCGGTTTCATCTTCTGGTCCGTCACCGAGTTCGCCAACTACATCGGTATTCTGCCCGTCATCCTGAGCATGCCCGAACCCGCTGCGCGGGCCCGCAGGATAGTAATCAACAGCGCCGCACCGATCCGCTGGCGCGGCATGCTTCCGGTATTCGGGCTGTTCGTCTCCTGCATGGGGGCCATCGTCATCGGCGGTCCTGGCGCCATCGCATTTCCGGTACCCGCGCTGCTGTGGTGCGCGGTGACCTACTCGGTATTCGTCACCGCGCTCCTCACCCTGATGGCCAGCGCCTGGATGCTGATCAGCTTTTCCCACTCCCTCCCGTACGATGAGTCGCTGCTCATCTCCCTCCGGCTTGGCGTGTTCCTGATCGTCCCCGGTCCGATCATGCTGTCCAGCGTGATGCAGAGTAATAACAAGCTGCTGGTCACCCTCAAACAGATGGCGGCGCGGGATGGCCTGACCGGGGTGAGCAACCGCCTGGATTTCCTCGACAGGGCCCAGGAGCAACTGAACGCCGCCTCATCTTCCGTCGGGGTGATGATGATCGACCTGGACCACTTCAAGGAGATCAACGACACCCACGGCCACTCCGCCGGTGACGCCGTGTTGATAGCGGTCGCCGGGCGCATCCAGCGTTGCCTGCGCAGCAGTGATTTGCTGGGCCGCCTGGGTGGGGAGGAATTCGCGATCCTGATTCCGGACCGTTCCGCCGAAGAACTCATCGCCGTGGCCGAGCGCATACGGCACACAGTGGCGGATTCCACGGTCGGCCTGCCAAACCACAGGTCGATCCCGGTCACCATGAGCATCGGTCTTGTGGTGGTCGAGAATGGCAACGGGTTGAGTATCGAGCGCCTGCTGATCGAAGCCGACTCGGCCCTCTACAGGGCCAAGAGTGCCGGGCGCAACCGGGTTGTGCTTTCCGGTGCTCCTGAGCCAGTCAACTGA
- the qhpG gene encoding flavin-dependent monooxygenase QhpG, producing MTDIVVLGAGPAGAGVALGLKRLGYPVRVVSEWRRFAAVEGVSQRVLDGLRQAGLHRALACAAAPSPRRVLWNGDGQSINQECLLDRPRFDAAIREDLREAGIEVLEARVLKVEGSDAGHLIQLDSREPLRADFLVEARGRSAPLAGGRLRGPETLSLLNQWQEAPGHPGSAVESLPDGWAWMARLADGRCYWQITQDAGGLPPKDQLPDYCARRRAESALVRELFGDAALQPASLHARSSTAILFHEASGPSWLRVGDAAMAVDPLSGNGIFQSLSSALQAPAVINTMLQRPDRAELARQFHQRRVEHLFLRFARTGRDFYALEQRWPEQPFWCDRRTWPDADPMHAPADFSQVRVARAPVIHGELIEEVEVVVTADQPLGIWHLQGIELAPIITALKRGELNQALAALPEPQRRTVQGWLLSQGYRP from the coding sequence ATGACTGACATCGTCGTGCTCGGCGCCGGTCCGGCCGGTGCGGGCGTGGCCCTGGGACTGAAGCGGCTTGGCTACCCCGTGCGGGTGGTCAGTGAATGGCGGCGTTTCGCAGCGGTGGAAGGCGTGTCCCAGCGGGTGCTGGACGGCCTGCGCCAGGCCGGCCTCCACCGTGCCCTGGCCTGCGCGGCTGCGCCGTCTCCCCGACGCGTGTTGTGGAATGGCGACGGCCAGTCCATCAACCAGGAATGCCTGCTGGACCGCCCCCGGTTCGACGCGGCCATCCGCGAAGACCTGCGCGAGGCCGGAATCGAAGTACTGGAAGCCCGCGTGCTCAAGGTGGAAGGCAGCGACGCCGGCCACCTGATCCAGCTCGACTCCCGCGAGCCGCTGCGCGCTGATTTCCTCGTCGAGGCCCGAGGCCGTTCGGCACCGCTCGCCGGGGGGCGACTGCGCGGGCCGGAAACCCTCAGCCTGCTCAACCAGTGGCAGGAAGCACCGGGCCATCCCGGCTCCGCAGTCGAGAGCCTGCCCGACGGCTGGGCCTGGATGGCGCGCCTGGCCGATGGCCGCTGCTATTGGCAGATCACCCAGGATGCCGGTGGCCTTCCGCCCAAGGATCAATTGCCGGATTACTGTGCCCGGCGTCGCGCTGAATCCGCGCTGGTGCGCGAACTGTTCGGCGACGCCGCACTGCAACCCGCCAGCCTCCATGCCCGCAGCAGCACGGCGATCCTCTTCCATGAAGCCAGCGGCCCGAGCTGGCTGCGGGTCGGGGATGCGGCGATGGCGGTGGACCCGCTCTCCGGCAACGGCATCTTCCAGTCCCTGTCCTCTGCGTTACAGGCGCCCGCCGTAATCAACACAATGCTGCAACGCCCAGATCGAGCTGAGTTGGCCCGACAATTCCACCAGCGCCGGGTAGAGCACCTCTTTCTGCGCTTCGCCCGCACTGGCCGGGATTTCTATGCCCTGGAACAGCGCTGGCCCGAGCAACCCTTCTGGTGCGACCGCCGCACCTGGCCGGATGCCGACCCCATGCACGCCCCGGCGGACTTCAGCCAGGTGAGGGTAGCGCGCGCACCGGTGATCCACGGCGAGCTGATCGAAGAAGTGGAGGTGGTTGTCACGGCCGACCAGCCCCTGGGTATCTGGCACCTGCAAGGCATCGAACTCGCGCCCATCATCACCGCGCTCAAACGAGGGGAGCTGAACCAGGCCCTGGCTGCGTTGCCCGAGCCGCAGCGCCGCACGGTCCAGGGCTGGCTCCTGTCCCAGGGCTACCGCCCCTGA
- a CDS encoding NAD(P)/FAD-dependent oxidoreductase has translation MTHTEEHAASYYAATARDKQLYPSLAGDVRADVCVVGGGLTGVNTALELAQRGHSVVLLEARRIGWGASGRNGGQLIRGIGHDVSGFAKYVGEEGVRYLERAGLDSVTLVAERIRDLNIDCDLRWGFCELANTPAQFAAMAEEQEELNALGYPHQTRLIGPGQMREVVASDCYAGGLVDMGSGHLHPLDLVKGEARAAQAFGAQIFEQSPVLRIEHGKTAIVHCAQGRVLADNLVLGCNAHLDDLEPRLTGKVLPAGSYVVATEPLSEELAAQLIPQNLALCDQKVGLDYYRLTADRRLLFGGACHYSGRDPKDIGAYMRPKVLKVFPQLARVRIEYQWGGMIGITANRFPQVGRLKAHPNVFFAQGYSGHGLNVTHWSAKLLAEAIHSGQSKGLDLFSAVPHLTFPGGKLLRSPLLALGMAWYRVRELLG, from the coding sequence ATGACTCACACCGAGGAGCATGCTGCGTCCTACTACGCCGCAACCGCCCGAGACAAACAGCTGTATCCCTCGCTCGCGGGGGACGTTCGCGCGGACGTTTGCGTCGTCGGCGGTGGGCTCACAGGCGTCAACACTGCACTGGAGCTGGCCCAGCGTGGACACTCCGTGGTGTTGCTGGAAGCGCGCCGCATAGGCTGGGGCGCCAGCGGACGCAACGGTGGCCAACTGATACGTGGCATCGGCCACGATGTCAGTGGCTTCGCCAAGTACGTGGGCGAGGAAGGGGTCCGCTACCTGGAGCGCGCGGGCCTCGACTCGGTGACCCTGGTCGCGGAGCGCATCCGCGACCTGAACATCGATTGCGACCTGCGCTGGGGCTTCTGCGAGCTGGCCAACACCCCCGCCCAGTTCGCCGCCATGGCCGAAGAGCAGGAGGAACTGAATGCGCTGGGCTATCCGCACCAGACCCGTCTGATAGGCCCCGGCCAGATGCGTGAGGTGGTGGCCAGCGATTGCTACGCCGGTGGACTGGTCGACATGGGCTCAGGTCACTTGCATCCGCTGGACCTGGTCAAGGGCGAAGCCCGCGCCGCCCAGGCCTTCGGCGCACAGATCTTCGAGCAGAGCCCGGTGCTGCGCATCGAGCACGGCAAGACCGCGATCGTCCACTGTGCGCAGGGACGCGTGCTGGCGGATAACCTGGTGCTCGGCTGCAATGCGCACCTGGACGATCTGGAACCCAGGCTGACCGGCAAAGTGCTGCCCGCCGGCAGCTATGTGGTCGCAACCGAGCCGTTGTCCGAAGAACTGGCGGCGCAGCTGATCCCGCAGAACCTGGCGCTGTGCGACCAGAAGGTGGGGCTGGACTACTACCGCCTGACCGCCGATCGGCGCCTGCTCTTCGGAGGCGCCTGCCATTACTCCGGCCGGGACCCGAAGGACATCGGCGCCTACATGCGGCCGAAGGTGCTCAAGGTATTCCCGCAGCTCGCGCGGGTGCGGATCGAGTACCAGTGGGGCGGCATGATCGGGATCACCGCCAATCGCTTCCCGCAGGTAGGACGGCTCAAGGCGCATCCGAACGTGTTCTTCGCCCAGGGCTATTCCGGCCACGGACTGAACGTGACGCACTGGTCGGCCAAGCTGCTGGCGGAGGCCATCCATAGCGGTCAAAGCAAGGGGCTGGACCTGTTCAGCGCGGTGCCGCATCTCACCTTCCCCGGCGGCAAGCTGCTGCGCTCCCCGCTGCTGGCGCTAGGCATGGCGTGGTATCGGGTGCGGGAGTTGCTGGGCTGA
- a CDS encoding helix-turn-helix domain-containing protein, with the protein MNLRVEQEFHAPPGALVFSFDMSENTLYLLDGETRNAWVTPENYREVAVVIKQAGQWGQSLDGFADLVLTPLRSDNCRSVAASLSNMLTGASGGHHPMDAPGVAQTIVSDCFSLLCEAPLGDVHRSRSMVQAKRVVQRVKEVVNDCPEEHFGMTELAAKAGVSPRSLQQSFLRYAGLPPIVWLRNRRLNAARRDLLGAAESGTTVAEVAMKWSFWHLGRFSQSYHALFGEYPKTTVKQGGRT; encoded by the coding sequence ATGAACCTTCGCGTTGAGCAGGAGTTCCATGCTCCGCCCGGCGCCCTGGTCTTCAGCTTCGACATGTCGGAAAACACCCTTTACCTGCTCGATGGCGAGACCCGCAACGCCTGGGTCACGCCGGAGAACTACCGCGAGGTGGCGGTGGTGATCAAACAGGCGGGGCAGTGGGGCCAATCGCTCGATGGATTCGCTGACCTGGTGCTGACGCCGCTTCGATCCGACAACTGCAGGTCGGTCGCGGCCTCGCTCAGCAACATGCTCACCGGCGCGTCCGGCGGCCACCACCCTATGGATGCTCCCGGTGTCGCGCAGACCATCGTATCCGACTGTTTCTCCCTGCTCTGCGAGGCTCCGCTTGGCGATGTGCATCGCTCGCGCTCCATGGTCCAGGCCAAACGTGTCGTGCAGCGGGTCAAGGAAGTGGTGAACGATTGTCCCGAAGAGCACTTCGGGATGACCGAGCTGGCCGCGAAAGCCGGTGTTTCGCCGCGCAGCCTGCAGCAATCCTTCCTGCGTTACGCCGGCCTCCCGCCCATCGTCTGGCTCAGAAACCGTCGCCTGAACGCGGCTCGCCGCGACTTGCTGGGGGCCGCCGAGTCGGGCACGACCGTGGCCGAGGTGGCCATGAAATGGTCGTTCTGGCACCTGGGCCGCTTCTCCCAGTCCTACCACGCGCTCTTCGGCGAGTACCCCAAGACCACCGTCAAGCAGGGCGGCCGGACCTGA
- the qhpE gene encoding subtilisin-like serine protease QhpE produces MAIELAIGIIDSGFAPGQGDQVALARRFWLDAGELQEGDTQLDALGHGSVVLDTLTRESGPVRLCVAQVFGDRWQTSPLQIAAALHWLVEQDVALVNMSLGLRNDRPVLREACVLAQASGILLCASSPAQGEPVYPAAYPGVIRITGDARCAPGQWSWLNSPQADFGAHVAAANGVAGSSVGCAALSGIIAGYLQSQPGASREAVLRWLRDGAAFIGPERRGHD; encoded by the coding sequence ATGGCCATTGAGCTCGCCATCGGCATCATCGACAGCGGCTTTGCACCTGGGCAGGGCGATCAGGTTGCGCTGGCCAGACGCTTCTGGCTGGACGCGGGTGAATTGCAGGAGGGTGACACCCAACTCGACGCCCTTGGCCACGGAAGCGTGGTGCTGGACACCCTGACCCGCGAGAGCGGCCCGGTCCGCCTCTGCGTCGCCCAGGTCTTCGGCGACCGCTGGCAAACCAGCCCGCTGCAGATCGCCGCCGCCTTGCACTGGCTGGTCGAGCAGGACGTTGCGCTGGTGAACATGAGCCTGGGCCTGCGCAATGACCGCCCGGTACTGCGCGAGGCCTGCGTACTGGCCCAGGCCTCCGGCATCCTGCTTTGCGCTTCCAGTCCGGCTCAGGGCGAGCCGGTATACCCAGCCGCTTACCCAGGCGTGATCCGCATCACCGGCGACGCCCGCTGCGCGCCGGGGCAATGGTCCTGGCTGAACAGCCCCCAGGCCGACTTCGGCGCCCATGTCGCCGCCGCCAATGGCGTGGCCGGCTCCAGCGTGGGCTGCGCGGCACTCTCGGGGATCATCGCGGGCTACCTGCAGTCACAGCCCGGCGCAAGCCGCGAGGCGGTGCTCCGCTGGCTGCGGGACGGTGCAGCCTTCATCGGCCCGGAGCGCCGTGGCCATGACTGA
- a CDS encoding sigma-54-dependent Fis family transcriptional regulator: protein MAQDIRIKTAADPLQESREFRLRLASEGELPQGVLREEIDASWRRSLGHGLNCLEGDQVGLEQGHDLQLLLDSNRLLIDAATPELEYLVSQQGKGGLIILGDAQANVLAIEGQTEFLKTFGLRDLKPGSCWSESLRGTNAIGTAVVEGRPTLINCGEHYLDRLSPFSCTSVPLRDPQGRVVGVLDLTREGVMAQPQDNLSTLMLAAGNIESRMFGLCYPDHLVLAFHSRPQYLGSAWHGLLALSLDGEVLAANERACDLLQIRRESLVGRRSSDLIGERSPQFIARLLQGGVSSVQTAKGEFFFRALQVPRHTSIGGTAPTAKAPNAQKSQVLEELAGRDSRFARALRMARQGLANELPVLLLGETGTGKEVVARALHQSSPRADKPFVAVNCAAIPEGLIESELFGYREGAFTGSRRGGMVGRLMQAHGGTLFLDEIGDMPLSLQARLLRVLQERRVAPLGAGEEQDIDVAVICATHRDLKRLVQDKHFREDLYYRINGVSLRLPALRERDDLAGMIGSVLHKFGATNVSLDKDLSELLAGYDWPGNIRQLEMVLRSALAMREEGETVLGLDHLTDSLLDDLTASCRQPGSIRENELELIRGALDRHQGNVSAAADSLGISRATLYRKLKQLRG from the coding sequence ATGGCGCAAGACATTCGAATAAAAACCGCTGCCGATCCATTGCAAGAGTCGCGGGAGTTCCGCCTGAGGCTGGCCAGCGAGGGCGAACTGCCCCAGGGCGTGCTGCGCGAAGAGATCGATGCCTCATGGCGACGCAGCCTGGGCCACGGCCTCAACTGCCTGGAAGGCGACCAGGTGGGGCTGGAGCAGGGCCATGACCTGCAACTGCTGCTGGACAGCAACCGCCTGCTGATCGACGCCGCGACACCGGAGCTCGAATACCTGGTCAGCCAGCAGGGCAAGGGCGGGCTGATCATTCTCGGCGACGCCCAGGCCAACGTCCTGGCTATCGAAGGCCAGACCGAATTCCTCAAGACCTTCGGCCTGCGCGACCTCAAGCCTGGCAGTTGCTGGAGCGAATCCCTGCGCGGCACCAACGCCATCGGCACCGCGGTGGTGGAAGGGCGCCCGACGCTGATCAACTGCGGCGAGCATTACCTCGACCGCCTCAGCCCCTTTTCCTGTACCTCGGTACCGCTGCGTGACCCGCAGGGCCGCGTCGTGGGCGTGCTCGACCTGACCCGCGAAGGTGTCATGGCCCAACCCCAGGACAACCTCTCCACCCTGATGCTGGCGGCCGGCAACATCGAAAGCCGCATGTTCGGCCTCTGCTATCCCGACCATCTGGTGCTGGCCTTCCACAGTCGCCCGCAATACCTCGGCAGCGCCTGGCACGGCCTGCTGGCGCTGAGCCTTGATGGCGAGGTACTGGCCGCCAACGAACGCGCCTGCGACCTGTTGCAGATACGCCGTGAATCCCTGGTGGGACGGCGTTCCAGCGACCTGATCGGCGAGCGCTCGCCGCAGTTCATCGCGCGCCTGCTGCAGGGCGGCGTGAGCAGCGTGCAGACCGCCAAGGGCGAATTCTTCTTCCGCGCCCTGCAGGTGCCGCGCCATACCAGCATCGGCGGCACTGCACCGACTGCCAAGGCGCCCAACGCGCAGAAATCCCAGGTACTCGAAGAGCTGGCCGGCCGCGACAGCCGTTTCGCCCGCGCCCTGCGCATGGCCCGCCAGGGGCTGGCCAATGAGCTGCCGGTGCTGCTGCTGGGCGAGACCGGCACCGGCAAGGAAGTGGTGGCCCGCGCGCTGCATCAGTCCAGCCCGCGTGCCGACAAGCCCTTCGTGGCGGTGAACTGCGCCGCCATTCCCGAGGGCCTGATCGAATCCGAACTCTTTGGCTATCGCGAAGGCGCCTTCACCGGTTCGCGTCGGGGCGGCATGGTCGGCCGGCTGATGCAGGCCCACGGCGGCACCCTGTTCCTCGACGAGATCGGCGACATGCCGCTCAGCCTCCAGGCACGCCTGCTGCGTGTGCTGCAGGAGCGCAGGGTGGCGCCGCTGGGGGCCGGCGAAGAGCAGGACATCGATGTGGCGGTGATCTGCGCCACCCACCGCGACCTCAAGCGCCTGGTGCAGGACAAGCACTTCCGCGAAGACCTCTACTACCGCATCAACGGCGTCAGCCTGCGCCTGCCGGCCCTGCGCGAGCGGGACGACCTGGCCGGGATGATCGGCAGCGTGCTGCACAAGTTCGGCGCTACCAACGTCAGTCTCGACAAAGACCTCAGCGAGCTGCTGGCCGGCTACGACTGGCCGGGCAACATCCGTCAGCTGGAAATGGTCCTGCGCTCGGCCCTGGCCATGCGCGAAGAGGGTGAGACGGTGCTCGGCCTTGACCATCTCACCGACAGCCTGCTGGACGACCTGACCGCCAGTTGCCGCCAGCCGGGCAGCATCCGCGAGAACGAACTGGAACTGATCCGCGGCGCGCTGGACCGCCACCAGGGCAACGTCTCGGCCGCCGCCGACTCCCTGGGCATCAGCCGCGCGACGCTGTATCGCAAGTTGAAGCAACTCAGGGGATGA
- a CDS encoding ABC transporter ATP-binding protein → MTRLFLKLVETSDPDLLCRALAWLYSFVRPQLRAILVLLGLSLGASLLVLAQPWLTKTLIDDGLLARDFSKLVQVAIAMIAVGILGTVLSGINRYLHTRLSGRILFALRDDLYRHLQQLSPAFYGRKRLGDILSRLDGDVAEIQRFAVDSLFSAVSSVIGLLGAVALMLLLSWQLSLLLALLIPIEVLWLRWMRRKVEREVRSLRERSADVSSFLVETLPAMKFIQAAGQQKRESRRLEGLGQGYMSQLLRVQVTEFFTHAVPGTLTSLSRACAFLIGGYWVIQGTWQLGALIAFSTYLGMAVGPVQSLLGLYVALQRMTVSLGRVMELQQEPVPVRQPESPKPMPEGRGELRLEGVHFAHEQRAGAILRGVDTVIPAGLKVAISGASGVGKSTLIDLLQRFYDPDQGRVLLDGADLRELDLFALRRRIAVVSQDIVLFRGTLAENLAYSAPDASRESLEQVARLARLDSLIESLPMGLDSPLGERGQQLSGGQRQRIAIARALLQDPLILVLDEATSAVDEATEREVIAAIDQLFFGRTRILISHRPSTLAQADIAFRLEHGQLKRLEPEQVSHGH, encoded by the coding sequence ATGACCCGCCTCTTCCTCAAACTGGTGGAAACCAGCGACCCCGACCTCCTGTGCCGAGCCCTTGCCTGGCTGTACAGCTTCGTCCGCCCGCAGCTGCGCGCCATCCTGGTGCTACTCGGCCTGTCCCTCGGCGCATCCCTGTTGGTGCTGGCCCAGCCCTGGCTGACCAAGACCCTGATCGACGACGGCCTGTTGGCCAGGGACTTCAGCAAGCTGGTGCAGGTGGCCATCGCGATGATCGCCGTCGGCATCCTCGGCACCGTCCTGTCCGGTATCAACCGCTACCTGCACACGCGGCTTTCCGGGCGCATCCTTTTCGCCCTGCGAGACGACCTCTATCGCCACCTGCAGCAACTCTCACCGGCCTTCTACGGCCGCAAGCGCCTCGGCGACATCCTGTCCCGGCTGGATGGCGACGTGGCGGAGATCCAACGCTTTGCCGTGGATTCGCTGTTCTCCGCCGTTTCCAGCGTCATCGGCCTGCTCGGCGCCGTGGCCCTCATGCTGCTGTTGTCCTGGCAACTGTCTCTGTTGCTGGCGCTGCTGATCCCCATCGAAGTGCTCTGGCTGCGCTGGATGCGACGCAAGGTGGAGCGGGAGGTGCGCAGCCTGCGCGAGCGGTCGGCGGATGTGTCGTCCTTCCTGGTGGAAACCCTGCCGGCGATGAAATTCATCCAGGCCGCCGGCCAGCAGAAGCGCGAGTCGCGACGCCTGGAAGGTCTGGGGCAGGGCTACATGAGCCAATTGCTGCGGGTGCAGGTCACCGAATTCTTCACCCACGCCGTGCCCGGCACGCTCACCTCCCTGTCCCGTGCCTGTGCCTTTCTCATCGGCGGTTACTGGGTCATCCAGGGCACCTGGCAACTGGGTGCGCTGATCGCCTTTTCCACCTACCTCGGCATGGCCGTGGGCCCGGTGCAGAGCCTGCTCGGCCTCTACGTCGCCCTGCAGCGGATGACCGTCAGCCTCGGCCGGGTGATGGAGCTGCAGCAGGAACCCGTGCCGGTACGTCAGCCCGAGTCGCCCAAACCCATGCCGGAGGGCAGGGGAGAGCTGCGCCTCGAGGGCGTGCACTTCGCCCATGAACAGCGTGCCGGCGCCATACTGCGCGGAGTGGATACGGTGATCCCCGCCGGCCTCAAGGTGGCCATCAGTGGCGCCTCCGGCGTCGGCAAGTCGACCCTCATCGACTTGCTGCAACGCTTCTATGACCCGGACCAGGGCCGTGTGCTGCTGGACGGCGCCGACCTGCGCGAGCTGGACCTGTTCGCCCTGCGCCGGCGCATCGCCGTGGTCAGCCAGGACATCGTCCTGTTCCGTGGCACCCTGGCCGAGAATCTTGCCTACAGCGCCCCGGATGCCAGTCGCGAGTCCCTGGAGCAAGTCGCTCGCCTGGCCCGGCTGGACAGCCTGATCGAATCCCTGCCAATGGGCCTGGACAGTCCCCTGGGCGAGCGCGGCCAGCAGCTTTCCGGCGGCCAGAGACAGCGCATCGCCATTGCCCGCGCCTTGCTGCAGGACCCGCTCATCCTTGTGCTGGACGAAGCCACCTCGGCAGTGGACGAAGCCACCGAGCGCGAGGTGATCGCCGCCATCGACCAACTTTTCTTCGGCCGCACCCGCATCCTGATCAGCCATCGGCCATCCACCCTGGCACAGGCCGACATCGCCTTCCGCCTGGAGCATGGGCAATTGAAACGCCTGGAACCGGAGCAGGTGAGCCATGGCCATTGA
- a CDS encoding polyamine ABC transporter substrate-binding protein, whose protein sequence is MRLLRYLAPFALATMAQAAHAEPTISVYNWTDYIAPDTLGEFQKTTGIKPIYDVFDSNETLEGKLLAGRSGYDVVVPSNHFLTRQVQAGVFLELDRSKLPNWKHLDPKLLKLLEQNDPGNRHSVPYLWGTNGIGYNVAKVKQVLGIDRIDSWSVLFEPENIEKLHACGVAFMDSPDEMIPSVLNYLGLDPNSTNPADYPKAEAKLAAVRPYVTYFHSSKYISDLANGDICVAFGYSGDVFQAAARAKEAGNGIEIAYSIPKEGANLWFDLMAIPSDAKNPEQALTFINYILEPKVIAGISEYVGYPSANADAKALLDPEMQNNPEVYPSQAVLDKLYIAKAPPPRIMRLMTRSWSKIKFNQ, encoded by the coding sequence ATGAGACTGCTGCGCTACCTTGCGCCCTTTGCCCTGGCCACGATGGCCCAGGCCGCCCACGCTGAGCCGACGATCAGCGTCTACAACTGGACCGACTACATTGCACCCGACACCCTGGGTGAGTTCCAGAAAACCACCGGCATCAAGCCGATCTATGACGTCTTCGACTCCAACGAAACCCTGGAAGGCAAGCTGCTCGCGGGCCGTTCGGGTTACGACGTGGTGGTGCCGTCCAACCACTTCCTCACCCGCCAGGTGCAGGCCGGGGTCTTCCTCGAACTCGACCGCAGCAAGCTGCCGAACTGGAAGCACCTGGACCCGAAGCTGCTCAAGCTGCTGGAGCAGAACGACCCGGGTAACCGCCATTCGGTGCCGTATCTGTGGGGCACCAACGGCATCGGCTACAACGTCGCGAAGGTCAAGCAGGTGCTGGGGATCGACCGCATCGACTCCTGGTCGGTGTTGTTCGAGCCGGAGAACATCGAGAAGCTGCATGCGTGCGGCGTCGCCTTCATGGACTCCCCCGACGAGATGATCCCCTCGGTGCTCAACTACCTGGGCCTGGACCCCAACAGCACCAACCCGGCCGACTACCCGAAGGCCGAGGCCAAGCTCGCGGCGGTGCGCCCCTACGTCACCTACTTCCACTCCTCGAAGTACATCTCGGACCTGGCCAACGGCGACATCTGCGTGGCCTTCGGCTACTCCGGCGACGTGTTCCAGGCAGCGGCGCGGGCCAAGGAAGCCGGGAACGGCATCGAGATCGCCTACAGCATTCCCAAGGAAGGCGCGAACCTGTGGTTCGACCTGATGGCCATCCCGTCGGATGCGAAGAACCCGGAGCAGGCGCTGACGTTCATCAACTACATCCTGGAGCCCAAGGTGATCGCCGGCATCAGCGAGTACGTCGGCTACCCCAGCGCCAACGCCGACGCCAAGGCGCTGCTCGACCCGGAGATGCAGAACAACCCCGAGGTCTATCCGAGCCAGGCCGTGCTCGACAAGCTGTACATCGCCAAGGCGCCGCCGCCCAGGATCATGCGCCTGATGACCCGCAGCTGGAGCAAGATCAAGTTCAACCAATGA